The Methylococcus sp. Mc7 genomic sequence TCGGGGCTTGCTTTCGGGCTGCGTCGCACCGGCTGGCATCTGGCCGGTGTGCTGGCGGGCACCTGGCTGATGATCTGTCTGGTCGGTGCCGGACTGGGGGCTTTGTTCGTTGCCGTCCCCACGGCCCAGAAGGTTTTGAAACTCGCGGGCAGCGGCTACATGCTCTGGCTCGCGCGCCAACTCTGGAACGCGGACGCGTTGCCAACCGTCAACGCGCAACGGCCGATCCGGTTCTTTGATGCGGCCGTGTTCCAGATCGTGAACCCCAAGGTCTGGCTGATGGCCACGACCGTGATCGCCGCCTTCGTGCCCGCCGGCGATCAGTATGCGCAACGCGTCGTTGCGGCCGGACTGCTGTTCATCGCCGTGGCCGTCCCCTGCATCACTCTGTGGGCGGCCAGCGGCAGCCTGATACGAACCTGGATTCACAACCCCGTCACCCTGCGGCGAATCAATCGCTTCATGGCGCTGCTCGCCGCTGCCACCGTGGTGCTGTTCTGGTTATGAGGATTGGATTGAAACGGATGTGTCCCCAAACCAAAGAGAGCCAAACCAAAGAGAGTATCTCCCGATGTACGACAAGCCCATGCTGAGCCTGATGGCCGACCACAACCGCTGGATGAACGAGAAGCTCTACGCGGTCTGCGCCGGCATAGCGGATGAAGCGCGCAAACGCGACCTCGGTGCTTTCTTCCGCTCCATTCACGGCACGCTCAATCATCTCCTGCTCGTGGACCGGCTCTGGCTCGGTCGCATCAATGGCAAGCCTTTTCCGATCCGGTCGCTCGATCAGGAGTTGTACGCGGATATCGACACGCTCAAGCGCGAGCGTGCGGACACCGATGCCGTGATTGCGGGATTCATTGCCGGGCTACAACCGGCGCACCTCGCCGAGCCGGTGACCTACATCTCCTTCGTGAGGCAGGAATCGGTGACGCTTCCCCTCGGTCTGATCCTGACCCACCTGTTCCATCACCAGACCCACCATCGCGGCCAGATCACGACGCTGATCTCGCCGCTCGGCTACGACTATGGCGAGACGGATCTGATCTATTTGCCCCAGCGGCGACGCGGTACTTCTCCCCATCGTCCTGTCCATGGTGCTGACGCTGGTCGAGGCGCCGCAGGCCAAGGTTGCGGCTGGCACGTTTTTCGATCAATCGACGCTCACTGCTCCATCCGGCACGCCGCCGCGCGCGCATAGAGCAGCGCGCGTTCGCGGGCATTGCGGGCCAGCGTCGCGGCGCGTTCGAATTCGGCGCGCGCCTCGTCGAGGCGGTCGAGCTTCGCGAGGAGATCGCCGCGCACGCTCGGCAGCAGATGGTAGTTTTCGAGCGCGGGCTCGTTCACGAGCTCATTCACCAGCTCGAGCGCTGCCGCGGGCCCGAAGGCCATGCCGACCGCCACCGCCCGGTTGAGGGCGACGACCGGCGAGGGCGCGAGTGCTTCGAGGGCATCATAGAGCGCCACGATGCGCGTCCAGTCGGTGTCGGCGGCGGTCGCGGCGCGCGCATGGCAGGCGGCGATCGCGGCCTGAAGGGTATAAGGGCCGAAGGCGCCGGGCAGCGCCTCGGCGCGCGCGAGCGCGGCAAGCCCGCGGTGAATGAGCGCGCGATCCCAGCGGCCGCGGTCCTGGTCGAGGAGCAGCACGGGATTGCCCTCGGCATCCGCGCGCGCGGCGAGGCGCGAGGCCTGGATGTCCATGAGCGCCGCAAGCCCGAGAACCTCGGTGGTATCGGGCATGCGTCGGGCGAGCACCTGCCCGAGCCGCAGCGCCTCATCGCAGAGCGCCGGCCGCATCCAGTCGTCGCCGGCGGTGGCGGCGTAGCCCTCGTTGAAGATGAGATAAACGACCTCCAGCACCGAGGCGAGGCGTGCGCCGAGCTCCACACCGCGTGGCACTTCGAAGGGCACGTGCGCCGCGGCGAGCGTGCGCTTCGCGCGCACGATGCGCTGGGCGACAGTCGCTTCGGGCTTGAGATAGGCGCGGGCGATCTCCTCGGTGGACAGGCCGCCGACCACCTTGAGCGTGAGCGCGGCGCGCGCCTCCGGCGCGAGCAGCGGGTGGCACGCCGCGAAGATGAGCCGGAGCACGTCGTCGCCGATGTCGTCATCGAGCGCCGCATCGCGCGCATCGGCCAATTCCGCCTCCCGCGCCGCGTGCGCCGCGTCGAGTTCGAACGCGACTTCAGCGGATTTGGTGTCGGCCAGCCGTGTGTGACGCATGCGGTCGAGCGCGCGGCGCCTGGCCGCGGTCGTGAGCCAGGCGCCGGGGTTGTCCGGAATGCCCGCGGCGGGCCAGGTCTCGAGCGCGGCGACGAGCGCGTCCTGCGCGCAGTCTTCGGCAAGGCCGAGGTTGCGCGTCAGGCGCGCGACGGCGCCGACGACCTTCGCCGCCTCGATGCGCCAGATGGCGGCGACGGCGCTGCTGACTTGTTGCTCGGTGTCCTTCATGGTTCAGCAGCCCTTGCGACGACGCGATGTGCAGCGCTGTCGCCGCCCATTTGCCTCATCGAGCGTCCAAAGGCCGCTCGTCCGTCATTCGCCGTCCCAATAGCCGAGGCACTGGCTTTCACGCCCGATGAACATGAAGCGTTGTGGCTTGCCTTCGGCGCTTGCGGGCAGCTCGGCCAGCACGCCGAACTTGCCGGAGTCCGGATACTCGACGAGTTCCGGCGAGAGTTTCGTGCTCACGGCCAGGTACCGCAATTCCTCGGCGCCGGTATTGACGATCTGGTGCGCCGTTTCCTTGCCGCCCGCGGGGCACGCGATCACGTCGCCCGCGCGGATAGGCCAGGTATTCGCGCCGACGTGAAGCTCGCCAGTGCCTTGCAGGACGAAGAACATCTCTTCGTTCGCATGATGGTTGTGCGACGGGAATGCGCGTTTACCGGGCGGCACGGCCGTGATGTTGTACCCGAGCTTCCGGGCGCCGATGAGCGGGGCGATGAACCCCATCTTCGCTTCATAGCGTTCCGCCGCCGCGCCCGTCGGCGCGAAGGCCGGTGGCCGCGGCTCCAGGGCGATGTCGGCGATGTTGACGATGGGCTTGGTCATGGATGCTTCCGCAGGTTGCCTGCGACGAAAAGAATTGGGATGGATGGGCCATGGGGCGCGAGTCGTGGGGTCGCATGGATGGTTGCCCCGACAGGTAGCTACCGCAGCGCAGGCGGCGGAGCCATGCCGATCAGCGACAGTAAGCCACAAACCGTCAGCGCCAGCCCGCCGCAGACACGCAGCGCCAGATAGAAAGGTCAGCTGCGGCTCGTTGGTAATCAAGTCATGGTTTGCCGTGAGGTGGCCCACCTCGGGAGTTAACGTGGGTTGCGCGGGGCGGTTCCGCGCCGAGCCACAACATCCTGACATCAAGACTGCGGGTCGAACCCGAAGACGCGTAGCTCTTGATCACAACGACAGGCCTTCGCGATGCGCGCGGCCCACGCGACGGCCTCCTCGCGTGAGGGTAGTTCGAGTACAGTGAAGCCGCCGTCAAGAGGGGGTGCCCATGGGTAGCCGCCCTCGGCGACTGCTCCGTCTGCTGCGACAAGAACGGGCGGCACGCCTTCGTCGATGCCGCCGCCGAAGACGTAGACGCCTGCGGCCTTCGCCTCGTCGATCACGGCATGCGCGTCGCGACTCACCGCCTCCCACTCGTCTTCGGGCACGACCATCGCAGCGCTGGGAAAGGAGATCAGGTACTTGGCCATGATGCTATTTCCTTTGGAGATTGATGTCGGTCGTGGAGCGAGTGTGCGGCCTAATGACCGAACTCAACCGACGGCATAGCCGGTCGGCTGGAGTGCTTCGTTACGCCCACCGATTCGGTACAAACATTCGACGGTCCTGCTGCCAAGGGAAGAACCTCGTCAACCATGACGTGGACGAATCGCTCTGGTTCCTCAAAAGGCGGATTGTGCGCCGACCGCTCGAACCATATAAGCCGCTTGCATGGGGCGTCGATTGTATTGAAATACTGCTCTGCGAGGATAGACGGAACGTGCCAGTCGTGGCGGCCAAGAAGAAAGACGACCGGCACCTGGAAGCGGCGGTAATGCGTGAGGTCGAGCTTCGAATACTCGGTCCGCAGGTTCTCCAGCGAGAACCGGTTGCCTCGCCCGAACCTCACCAGGTCCGAGAGATCGGCCTCGTCAGTGCTCAAGGCGGCCCAGATCAGTTTCCCGGTGGAAAGGCCCTGGCGCAGGGAACCGCCGAATTTCTCCACCCACTCGCCCAGGTTCAACTCGTCGTCGACCGACTTCGGTCCGGGACCCATGGCACGCAATTGCGCGATCGCACGGCGGTTGTCGCGCTCGATGGCCTGCTCCAGCGCCCATTGATAAGAGACGCGCTCGTCATCGGCGAAGTTGGCGACCTGACCGATGCCCACGTATGCGGCGACCTTCTCAGGGTGTTGGTAAGCGTAAATCGTCCCTAGCTCGGTACCCCAGGAGTGCGCCAAGAGGATGACCTTGTCGTGGCCGAAACGCCGCCGGACGAGGTCAACCAGTTCATCGAGGTCGCGCTCGAACTGTGCAAGGGTCATGGAGTCGCGGTGGATGTCGGAATGATAGGAGCGTCCCGTACCGCGTTGCTCCCAATAGACCATGAGGAAGTGTTGTTCCAGCGCGGCATCGTAGTGGCGAAACAACGCCGACTCGCTAACGCCGGGGCCGCCGTGCAGGAGGATGACGGCCGGGTTGCGCGTGTCCACGCCGCGAAACCAGACGCTCTGCGAGATGCCGCCGATCGCCAGCATCTCCATGGTCGCAATGCTGCCGGGAACGACGCGCCCCTCCGTGTCGGTAAAAGGACGAGTACAGGTGCAACCGGCGATAGATAGCAACATGGCTATCCCCAGAATGGGAATCAGGCTACGGGCCATGTTGCTATTTCCTTTGGAGATTGATGTTGGTCTGGCCGCCTCATCATACGGCCGCGGACTCTGTGAGGACTGACTCTATCCGTGTAAGCACTTTAGGCCACCCGCCACCCATACCTTGGAATGCGTTTTTTCCAATGGGTGAGTCAAGGTCGAAGCCCTTGTGTTCCAGCGACAAGCGGGTGCCTTCGCCTTCGGCTTGGAGTCGCCAGGTAATGGTCGTGTTCAGGGTTCCTGGCGCGAATGAATAAGAGAGAAGCTTCTCATGTTCCACTGCAAGAACCTCACAGGGTTGCCGACCCCATTGCCCCATATCCAGCGTGAAGTGATGGCCGACGACCGGCCGAACGTCCCCGGCAGCCCACCATTGGGCATGGAGCACAGGGTCTGTCAGCGCCGCCCATACCTTGGCCGGAGGGTGCGGAATGAACTGTGTGAGTTGGATCAGACCGGGTTCGATCATTTCTGTTTCTCCTTGTCGAGTGCTTCGTTGAGGGCGCGCAGGCGCTGTTGCCAGTACCGCTCAAATGGATGCAACCAGTCACGGATCTCGGACAGAGGGGGCGCATTCAAGTGGTAGACACGCTGACGGCCGCGTATCTCTTCCGAGACAAGCCCCACATTCCTCAACACCTGCAGGTGCTCGGAAACGGCAGGTCGGTTCAGGTCGAACTCCGAGGCAATGTCGCCTGCGGCGCGCGGGCTGTCACGCAACAATTCGAGGATGCGTCGTCTGACCGGATTGGACAGGGCACCAAAAATATCGGTAACTGGCATGGCCCGAATAATATGTCGGATATTTCCGACATGTCAACGGTGATGGCAGCATGGAGAAGAAGAGCCTTTGCGCGTTGGCATAGGAAGCATAAACGCCTGCACACCGCCAGTTTGGTTGTTGCTCATGATGCGACATCGGCTCAGGACTTGTTCGCGTCGTCGTACCGCCGCTGCATCTCGTCCGTACCGACGTCCTCGATGTGATGGCCGATGAGCCAACGGTGGCCGAAGGGGTCGCGGATGACACCCGATCGCTCGCCGTAGAACTCGTCCCGCGGCGCGCGCTCCAGCGTGGCGCCGGCCTGCACGGCCTGGGCGATCATGGCGTCGGCGTCATCCACATGCAGATGGATCGTGACCGGCGTCGCGCCGATCGTGGAGGCCGAGCGGATGCCGCACTCCGGAAACTCGTCGCTCAACATGACCGTCATCGCGCCGAACGCGAGCTCGGCGTGGCCGATGCGCCCACTCGGCTCGGTGAGGCGGAACTTCTCCTCCACGCCGAAGGCGCGCCGGTAAAAGTCTATTGCCGCGGCGGCATCGGATACGCAGAGATAGGCAAAGACCTCTTCGATTTTCATGGCATGGCTCCTTCAATGGTTGCGGAGTGTCAATTGTCGCCTGCTCGACCGTCCCGGTATTGAAGAAGTGACCTTGCCGCCGGCGCGGCGCAGGTCCATGGGGAGATGGTTCGCCTCGCGCGGCGCGGCTCTCAGGTAGGCGAGCGGCGTCACACCCGTGAACGCAAAAAAACAAGGTAGAAATGCGGATGGCTCGGCTGCCTCGCCAAAATGGCGCCCGGATCCTCATCGCGTGTCAACCTCGACGGATGACTTGTACACCGCCAACTGCGCGGCGAAAGCCCGTTGGTAGGCGGGCCGCGCCTCGCCGCGGGCGACATAGGCGGCGAGGTTCGGATACTCAGCCAACAGGCCCGAGGGCTTCAGTCGTTGCAGCGCGTGCACCATCATCAGATCGCCCGCACTGAAGGCGCCATCGAGCCAGTCGGCATCGCCGAGGCGGTTCGAGAGTTGGCCGAGCCGCTCGCGGACGCGATCCTTGACCAGCGGCAGGCGCTGCGCCGACCAGGGCTTCCCGCTCTCCAGCAAGGTAGCCGTGGCGAGTTCGAGGATCGGTGGCTCGACCGTGTTGAGTGCGGCAAACATCCACATGATCGCGCGTGCCCGGGCGTTGGCATCCATCGGCAGCAGGCCCGCGTGGCGTTCGGCGATATGGAGCACGATCGCGCCGGTCTCGAACAGGGCGAGATCGCCTTCCTCATAGGTCGGAATCTGACCGAAGGGATGCAGCGCAAGATGCGCGGGTTCCTTCATCGCGGAGAACGAAAGCAGGCGCACCGCGTAAGGCTGCCCCACTTCTTCCAGCGCCCAGCGCACGCGCATGTCGCGCGCGAGCCCCTTCCCGCGATCGGGGGAGCGTTCGAAGGCGGTAATGGTGATGGTCATCGGGTGGCCCTTCAGCCCACATAACACGGTGCGCACTCGCGCACCTCGACGCTCGCGAAGCGCGCGGCGGGGCAGCGCGCGGCGATGGCAAGGGCCTCGTCGCGACTCGCGCACTGGATGAGGTAGAAGCCGCCCACCATTTCCTTCGCCTCGGCGAACGGGCCGTCGCGGAGCACGGACTTGCCCTGGGCCTGTTGCATGCGCACGCCGTGTTTGTCCGGCCGCAGCGAGCGGCTGGCGAGCAGCTGCCCGCGCCGGGTGAGTTCCTCGCCGAAGCGGACCATTTCGTCATACAGCGCCCGGCCCTCGGCTTCGCCGCGGGATGCGCGGTCCTCGCGCCGCTCGATGATCATCAGCAGAAATTCCATCGTACTTGCCCTCTTCATCTCAGCCACGGCGCGCCGCCTCGATCGCGGCGATGTCGATCTTTCGCATCGTCATCATCGCATCGAACGCGCGTCTGGCGGCTGCGGGATCGGGGTCGGCGATCGCCTCCAAGAGAGCCCGCGGTGTGATCTGCCAGGACAAGCCCCATTTGTCCTTGCACCAGCCGCACTCACTCTCCTGACCGCCATTGCCGACGATCGCGTTCCAATAGCGATCCGTTTCGGCCTGGTCGGCGGTGGCGACCTGGAACGAGAAGGCTTCGCTGTGCTTGAAGGCGGGCCCGCCGTTGAGGCCGAGGCACGGAATGCCCATCACGGTGAAGGCGACGGTCAACACATCCCCCTGCTGGCCGGACGGAAAGTCCCCCGGCGCGCGGTACACGGCGCCGACGGAAGAGTCCGGGAAGGTTGCGGCATAAAACCGGGCCGCGTCCTCGGCGTCCCGGTCAAACCACAGGCATACGGTGTTCTTTGCTGCGTTCGTCATGGTGTTTCTCCATCGGGATTGAAATGACGTGATCGGGTGAGCTCACTTCTTCGGGCCGCCGATGCCGATCTCGTGCATGCGCGCGACGGCCTCGGAGGGGCCGAAGTCTTCCAGCTCGAACAACGGCCGCACCTCGATCTCGGCCGCGCCGCCGTCCCCTGCGGGGTTGGGAAAGCGGCGTACCCATTCCATCGCCTCGTCGCGATCGCGAACCTGGATCAGCGTATAGCCCGCGATGAGTTCCTTGGTCTCGGTGAACGGGCCGTCGGTCACGCGGCGCTTTTCGCCCTCGTAGCGGATGCGCCAGCCCTCGCGGCTGGGCTTCAGGCCCGAACCGTCGAGCAGCACGCCCGCGCGCGCGAGTTCTTCGTGATAGGCGCCCATGCGGGCGAGCAGTTCCTCGCTGGGCATTACGCCCGCTTCGGAGTCCTTGGTTGCCTTGACGATGATCATATAGCGCATGACGTTCTCCTATTCGGGCTTTTCGTTGACGATGACCATCCATCCCAGGCCGAAACGGTCGGTGAGCATGCCGAAGCAGGGCGCAAAGAAGGTCTTGGCCAGCGGCATCTGCACCGTGCCGCCGTCGGTCAGCGCATGGAATGCGCGTTCCGCGGCCTGCTGATCCGGCATCTCGACCGAGAGCGCGAAGCCCTGAAAGGCCGGCGCCTCGGCACCGCAGCCGTCCGAGCCCATGAGCAGCGTCGTGCCGACCCTGAGCGAGGCGTGCATGACCTTGTCTTCCCATCCGGCCGGCAGCGGCATCGGCGGCTGTTCGGGGCTTTCCTTGTAGCGCATGAGAAAGACCTCGTCGGTGCCGAAGGCGCGCCGGTAGAAGTTGATCGCCTCTTCGCAGCGGCCGTTGAAGAAGACATAGGGTTCGATTTTCATGTCGGGTTCCTTGAGAGTGAAATGTCAGAGCGGTCGGGATTGATCCGCTCATCCCTACGACGTGCGGGCGACGGCAATTTCGACAACGCCGCACGAAAAATTTTGTGGGCGTGTGGGCGTGAAACCGGTCCGGTGGCGGAAGGATTCATGGGCCTGCGAGGGTGATGATTGCCGCTCGAACACGGACTCGCCTGGTGATGACTTTCTTCACGGTCGGGCGATGCCTTCATCCAACTGCTTGAACGGTCAGCACGTAACCTGTTGATATTAATTGGATCCGACGATTGCCTTTGCGGACTTCGGCGCCTCAAAGGGGAGCGAGGCCGGAGAGAAGAATGGCCAGGAGAGAGCGAAATAGGTCTGAGATGGGCGAGACGACCGAAGGAAGGAAGTCCGCAGGAATCCGCAGGAGTCCCCGCGAACACGCGCGAGCGCGCAAAGAAAAAGGCCAACCGAGAACGGTTGACCTTGGTGTATTGGTGGAGGCGGCGGGGATTGAACCCGCGTCCGCAAATCCTCTGCCATCGGCTCTACATGCGTATCCACTCTATTGATTTAACCGGACGCTACCCGAGTGGCGGGGAAGACGGACGGCGATTCCGTTAGGTTTTAGCGCTTCGGCTCCGGACAGGCTTCAGCGCGAGCTTACAATTGGGTTACCCCCAACCAGCCGCTTGTAAGCGAGCTGCTGATCAGAGGCCGGCCGGCTTAAGCGGCCAGTGCGTAAACGTCGTCGTTGGCGTTTATTTGGTTTGCAGATTGATTTACGAGGTTATCTGCACCTCGGCATGCACCTCAGGTTTCGCGATCCACGTCGAAGCCATGTCGCCCCCCGAGTTAACAGATCAGACCGCGCGGATCAGAGAAAGTTTCCCGGGCGGCCGATTGGGAGCGAATCATACCAGAAATGCCGTCGGCTCGGGCGGAGGGTGCGC encodes the following:
- a CDS encoding LysE family translocator codes for the protein MLSLDMLLSLAAYAFVMTITPGPNNVLLLASGLAFGLRRTGWHLAGVLAGTWLMICLVGAGLGALFVAVPTAQKVLKLAGSGYMLWLARQLWNADALPTVNAQRPIRFFDAAVFQIVNPKVWLMATTVIAAFVPAGDQYAQRVVAAGLLFIAVAVPCITLWAASGSLIRTWIHNPVTLRRINRFMALLAAATVVLFWL
- a CDS encoding DinB family protein, encoding MYDKPMLSLMADHNRWMNEKLYAVCAGIADEARKRDLGAFFRSIHGTLNHLLLVDRLWLGRINGKPFPIRSLDQELYADIDTLKRERADTDAVIAGFIAGLQPAHLAEPVTYISFVRQESVTLPLGLILTHLFHHQTHHRGQITTLISPLGYDYGETDLIYLPQRRRGTSPHRPVHGADAGRGAAGQGCGWHVFRSIDAHCSIRHAAARA
- a CDS encoding RNA polymerase sigma factor, with amino-acid sequence MKDTEQQVSSAVAAIWRIEAAKVVGAVARLTRNLGLAEDCAQDALVAALETWPAAGIPDNPGAWLTTAARRRALDRMRHTRLADTKSAEVAFELDAAHAAREAELADARDAALDDDIGDDVLRLIFAACHPLLAPEARAALTLKVVGGLSTEEIARAYLKPEATVAQRIVRAKRTLAAAHVPFEVPRGVELGARLASVLEVVYLIFNEGYAATAGDDWMRPALCDEALRLGQVLARRMPDTTEVLGLAALMDIQASRLAARADAEGNPVLLLDQDRGRWDRALIHRGLAALARAEALPGAFGPYTLQAAIAACHARAATAADTDWTRIVALYDALEALAPSPVVALNRAVAVGMAFGPAAALELVNELVNEPALENYHLLPSVRGDLLAKLDRLDEARAEFERAATLARNARERALLYARAAACRMEQ
- a CDS encoding cupin domain-containing protein, yielding MTKPIVNIADIALEPRPPAFAPTGAAAERYEAKMGFIAPLIGARKLGYNITAVPPGKRAFPSHNHHANEEMFFVLQGTGELHVGANTWPIRAGDVIACPAGGKETAHQIVNTGAEELRYLAVSTKLSPELVEYPDSGKFGVLAELPASAEGKPQRFMFIGRESQCLGYWDGE
- a CDS encoding YciI family protein, yielding MAKYLISFPSAAMVVPEDEWEAVSRDAHAVIDEAKAAGVYVFGGGIDEGVPPVLVAADGAVAEGGYPWAPPLDGGFTVLELPSREEAVAWAARIAKACRCDQELRVFGFDPQS
- a CDS encoding alpha/beta fold hydrolase; protein product: MARSLIPILGIAMLLSIAGCTCTRPFTDTEGRVVPGSIATMEMLAIGGISQSVWFRGVDTRNPAVILLHGGPGVSESALFRHYDAALEQHFLMVYWEQRGTGRSYHSDIHRDSMTLAQFERDLDELVDLVRRRFGHDKVILLAHSWGTELGTIYAYQHPEKVAAYVGIGQVANFADDERVSYQWALEQAIERDNRRAIAQLRAMGPGPKSVDDELNLGEWVEKFGGSLRQGLSTGKLIWAALSTDEADLSDLVRFGRGNRFSLENLRTEYSKLDLTHYRRFQVPVVFLLGRHDWHVPSILAEQYFNTIDAPCKRLIWFERSAHNPPFEEPERFVHVMVDEVLPLAAGPSNVCTESVGVTKHSSRPAMPSVEFGH
- a CDS encoding SRPBCC domain-containing protein, with translation MIEPGLIQLTQFIPHPPAKVWAALTDPVLHAQWWAAGDVRPVVGHHFTLDMGQWGRQPCEVLAVEHEKLLSYSFAPGTLNTTITWRLQAEGEGTRLSLEHKGFDLDSPIGKNAFQGMGGGWPKVLTRIESVLTESAAV
- a CDS encoding helix-turn-helix transcriptional regulator, whose protein sequence is MPVTDIFGALSNPVRRRILELLRDSPRAAGDIASEFDLNRPAVSEHLQVLRNVGLVSEEIRGRQRVYHLNAPPLSEIRDWLHPFERYWQQRLRALNEALDKEKQK
- a CDS encoding VOC family protein: MKIEEVFAYLCVSDAAAAIDFYRRAFGVEEKFRLTEPSGRIGHAELAFGAMTVMLSDEFPECGIRSASTIGATPVTIHLHVDDADAMIAQAVQAGATLERAPRDEFYGERSGVIRDPFGHRWLIGHHIEDVGTDEMQRRYDDANKS
- a CDS encoding glutathione S-transferase family protein codes for the protein MTITITAFERSPDRGKGLARDMRVRWALEEVGQPYAVRLLSFSAMKEPAHLALHPFGQIPTYEEGDLALFETGAIVLHIAERHAGLLPMDANARARAIMWMFAALNTVEPPILELATATLLESGKPWSAQRLPLVKDRVRERLGQLSNRLGDADWLDGAFSAGDLMMVHALQRLKPSGLLAEYPNLAAYVARGEARPAYQRAFAAQLAVYKSSVEVDTR
- a CDS encoding YciI family protein; this encodes MKRASTMEFLLMIIERREDRASRGEAEGRALYDEMVRFGEELTRRGQLLASRSLRPDKHGVRMQQAQGKSVLRDGPFAEAKEMVGGFYLIQCASRDEALAIAARCPAARFASVEVRECAPCYVG
- a CDS encoding VOC family protein; this encodes MTNAAKNTVCLWFDRDAEDAARFYAATFPDSSVGAVYRAPGDFPSGQQGDVLTVAFTVMGIPCLGLNGGPAFKHSEAFSFQVATADQAETDRYWNAIVGNGGQESECGWCKDKWGLSWQITPRALLEAIADPDPAAARRAFDAMMTMRKIDIAAIEAARRG
- a CDS encoding YciI family protein; translation: MRYMIIVKATKDSEAGVMPSEELLARMGAYHEELARAGVLLDGSGLKPSREGWRIRYEGEKRRVTDGPFTETKELIAGYTLIQVRDRDEAMEWVRRFPNPAGDGGAAEIEVRPLFELEDFGPSEAVARMHEIGIGGPKK
- a CDS encoding VOC family protein, translating into MKIEPYVFFNGRCEEAINFYRRAFGTDEVFLMRYKESPEQPPMPLPAGWEDKVMHASLRVGTTLLMGSDGCGAEAPAFQGFALSVEMPDQQAAERAFHALTDGGTVQMPLAKTFFAPCFGMLTDRFGLGWMVIVNEKPE